One part of the Saprospiraceae bacterium genome encodes these proteins:
- a CDS encoding PorT family protein, whose product MKCQNLNIGITANLGLSKVTSNFLVSDDYKVKYTYSGNIGVFIEKEIGNKSSLGAEVLWVQIGGKETTDNKILTAFDGQDLKVVGIISDVAKLNSSYIAFPFYYRVQLNKIGIKIGLQTMFFLFANSSYEATGELNGKPYYGKSNTSGIKFDIIDFGPKIGVEYNLGMSLKLRADYYLGLPDITSDSSPFERKNRQGNLGINYRFNFKEKTSRKEISYDYN is encoded by the coding sequence ATGAAATGTCAAAATTTGAATATTGGCATAACTGCCAATTTAGGACTAAGTAAAGTCACATCTAATTTTCTAGTTTCAGACGATTACAAAGTAAAATACACATACTCCGGAAACATTGGCGTATTTATAGAAAAGGAAATAGGTAATAAGTCATCATTAGGAGCAGAAGTTCTATGGGTTCAAATTGGGGGAAAAGAAACGACGGATAACAAAATACTTACTGCATTTGATGGACAGGATTTAAAGGTAGTAGGTATCATTTCAGATGTAGCCAAATTAAATTCAAGTTATATTGCATTCCCCTTTTATTATCGAGTACAATTAAATAAAATCGGAATTAAAATTGGACTTCAAACAATGTTCTTCCTTTTTGCCAATTCCAGTTATGAGGCAACAGGAGAACTTAATGGCAAGCCATACTATGGTAAAAGCAATACAAGTGGAATCAAGTTTGATATCATCGACTTTGGACCTAAAATTGGAGTTGAATATAATTTAGGTATGAGCTTAAAACTTCGAGCAGATTATTATTTAGGGCTACCGGATATTACTTCGGACTCTTCTCCCTTCGAAAGAAAAAATCGACAAGGAAATCTTGGAATAAATTATCGATTCAATTTCAAAGAAAAGACTTCGCGAAAAGAAATAAGTTACGATTATAATTAA
- a CDS encoding helix-turn-helix transcriptional regulator, which translates to MTKIKSKPKPEYFQDYRQKIGDSIRVFREENEYSQDDLAEIMEVSRTTISKIENGKFAISIDYIVKFGWYLDFDFVLLKKIKTGNSK; encoded by the coding sequence ATGACGAAAATTAAATCCAAACCAAAGCCGGAATACTTCCAAGATTACAGACAAAAGATTGGGGACAGTATTCGTGTATTCAGAGAAGAGAATGAATACAGCCAAGATGATTTGGCGGAAATAATGGAAGTCAGCAGAACAACAATTTCAAAAATAGAGAATGGCAAATTTGCCATTAGCATTGATTACATCGTGAAATTCGGATGGTATCTTGATTTTGATTTTGTGTTACTGAAAAAAATCAAAACCGGAAATTCCAAATGA